One part of the Anaeromyxobacter sp. Fw109-5 genome encodes these proteins:
- the egtD gene encoding L-histidine N(alpha)-methyltransferase, which produces MIGLEGASIGVEQRSSESARFREDVVRGLSAPRKTLPPKWLYDRRGSALFELICEQAEYYPTRTELGILEGHAEEIAEAIGPGALVFEPGAGSGRKTALLLSALERPAGYVPVDISREALLEGAESLRRQFPRLGVRPIVADFTGPVALPLGDLPARRRVAFFPGSTIGNFDPPEAVSLLRRMARDAGPGGALVIGVDLAKDERTLVRAYDDARGVTAAFDLNLLARMNRELGGDFRLSAFRHRAVFDPRLSRVEMHLESLEPQLVNVAGESFAFRAGETIHTESAYKWETRAFDALALIAGWRPERTWTDERAWFAVKLYTAAR; this is translated from the coding sequence GTGATCGGACTCGAGGGTGCGAGCATCGGGGTGGAGCAGCGGTCGAGCGAGTCGGCCCGGTTCCGCGAGGACGTGGTGCGCGGACTGTCGGCGCCGCGCAAGACCCTTCCGCCGAAGTGGCTCTACGACCGGCGCGGTTCGGCGCTGTTCGAGCTGATCTGCGAGCAGGCGGAGTACTACCCGACGCGGACCGAGCTGGGGATCCTCGAGGGCCACGCCGAGGAGATCGCGGAGGCCATCGGCCCCGGCGCGCTCGTGTTCGAGCCCGGGGCGGGCAGCGGCAGGAAGACGGCGCTCCTGCTCTCCGCGCTGGAGCGGCCGGCGGGGTACGTGCCGGTGGACATCTCGAGGGAGGCGCTGCTCGAGGGCGCCGAGTCCCTGCGCCGACAGTTCCCGCGGCTGGGGGTGCGGCCCATCGTGGCGGACTTCACCGGGCCCGTGGCGCTGCCGCTCGGCGACCTCCCGGCCCGCCGGCGGGTGGCGTTCTTCCCCGGCTCGACCATCGGCAACTTCGATCCTCCCGAGGCGGTCTCGCTGCTGCGGCGCATGGCTCGGGACGCCGGTCCGGGCGGGGCGCTCGTCATCGGCGTGGACCTGGCCAAGGACGAGCGGACGCTCGTCCGCGCGTACGACGACGCGCGCGGCGTGACCGCCGCGTTCGACCTCAACCTGCTCGCGCGCATGAACCGCGAGCTCGGCGGAGACTTCCGGCTCTCGGCGTTCCGCCACCGCGCCGTCTTCGATCCGCGCCTCTCCCGCGTCGAGATGCACCTCGAGAGCCTCGAGCCCCAGCTCGTGAACGTGGCCGGGGAGAGCTTCGCCTTCCGCGCGGGGGAGACCATCCACACGGAGAGCGCGTACAAGTGGGAGACGCGCGCCTTCGACGCCCTGGCCCTCATCGCCGGCTGGCGGCCGGAGCGGACCTGGACGGACGAGCGGGCCTGGTTCGCGGTGAAGCTCTACACGGCCGCTCGCTAG
- a CDS encoding DUF5700 domain-containing putative Zn-dependent protease, translated as MSTSALTLALVMATTAQATPCGGAPGEPVDVAQAERMLALLGDVAAGRSGLAHVEVVLADPRTDLVIAQMNVGRTVTKVRYAQLLRDFVAGREPRLEPDADLRAQRGAKALRDVLRILRWGAGHTDLLAERLSALRRSDPAAEAYRRAGAALPVPLDRGTRLHIVMGGRAGGAAIGDDVYFDLLAYSAFESTGEVPAFTPDAAVATFAHELHHLGLTAALESFPPALHLDPRSARAFGLVKLLVLEGSATWLVDAERDPARLRRDASVARELERGDALLADVERLLQGALSGELDGPACEAARAPLLAGGFHAAGALLLQAIDRTGGRDAVLTVLRDPRRLLVSYDEAVRDGAEGRTFDAGLAQAIGHLGEDRGKEAPGHPQPLDRIHGP; from the coding sequence GTGTCGACCAGCGCGCTCACGCTCGCCCTCGTGATGGCGACGACCGCGCAGGCGACCCCTTGTGGCGGCGCACCCGGCGAGCCGGTCGACGTGGCACAGGCGGAGCGCATGCTCGCGCTCCTGGGCGACGTCGCCGCGGGACGGAGCGGGCTCGCGCACGTCGAGGTAGTGCTCGCCGACCCGCGGACGGACCTCGTCATCGCGCAGATGAACGTCGGCCGGACGGTCACGAAGGTTCGGTACGCGCAGCTTCTGCGCGACTTCGTGGCGGGCCGGGAGCCACGGCTCGAGCCCGACGCGGACCTGCGTGCCCAGCGAGGCGCGAAGGCCCTCCGCGACGTGCTTCGCATCCTGCGCTGGGGTGCGGGGCACACGGACCTGCTCGCCGAGCGGCTCTCCGCGCTGCGACGGAGCGACCCGGCTGCGGAGGCGTATCGACGTGCAGGCGCCGCGCTCCCGGTCCCGCTCGACCGGGGCACCCGGCTGCACATCGTCATGGGCGGCCGCGCCGGCGGCGCCGCGATCGGGGACGACGTGTACTTCGATCTGCTCGCCTACAGCGCCTTCGAGTCCACGGGAGAGGTGCCGGCGTTCACCCCGGACGCGGCGGTCGCGACGTTCGCGCACGAGCTGCACCACCTCGGGCTCACGGCCGCGCTCGAGAGCTTCCCACCGGCACTGCACCTCGATCCGCGTTCCGCGCGCGCCTTCGGCCTCGTGAAGCTGCTCGTCCTGGAGGGAAGCGCCACCTGGCTCGTGGACGCGGAGCGCGACCCCGCGCGCCTCCGCCGCGACGCGTCCGTGGCGCGAGAGCTCGAGCGCGGCGACGCGCTGCTCGCCGACGTCGAGCGGCTGCTCCAGGGGGCGCTCTCCGGCGAGCTCGACGGTCCTGCGTGCGAGGCGGCGCGCGCGCCACTCCTCGCGGGCGGATTCCACGCCGCCGGCGCGCTGCTGCTCCAGGCGATCGATCGCACGGGAGGCAGGGACGCGGTGCTGACCGTCCTGCGCGATCCGCGCAGGCTGCTCGTCTCCTATGACGAGGCCGTCCGAGACGGAGCCGAAGGTCGCACGTTCGACGCCGGCCTCGCGCAGGCGATCGGGCATCTAGGGGAGGATCGCGGCAAGGAAGCGCCAGGTCATCCGCAGCCGCTCGATCGCATTCACGGTCCGTGA